The following coding sequences lie in one Amycolatopsis cihanbeyliensis genomic window:
- a CDS encoding ABC transporter ATP-binding protein, which translates to MLIELLRTRLRPYRRPMALAALLQAVEVVGVLLLPTLNAAVINHGVVTGDRGDVLRFGALMVLVALVVVAAGIGSVYFAARTALAFGRDLRSAVFRRVLDLSARQVGRIGSSSLEVRTVNDVAHLEALVLAVFTALAAAPLTCLGSLVLALNQSVSLSAVPAALLPVIAVVVVLVVVRMTAGYRRLQPRLDRLNRTLGEQITGIRVVRAFVRGEYERARFRRTNEEVLRHSLTVGRLLATMFPTVTLTANLATVAVVWLGAVRVDGGAVRIGTVTAFVEYLVLIVWSVAMTTFVFVTVPRASVSARRIREVLDTEPELAAPRDPVHPGTAPGSLELRGVGFRYQGAEEPALRDVDLAARPGETVAITGSTGSGKTTLLNLVLRLSEVSTGAVLVNGVDVRRLDGGALTATVGLVPQRAHLLTGTVAGNLRFGDPDATTAQLWRALEVAQAREFVERMPGGLDAPISHGGGNLSGGQRQRLTIARTLLRRPRIYLFDDCFSALDQATEAALLAELAVETAGATVLMVAQRTSTIRRADRVVVLDEGRVAGTGRHEDLLGNPVYREIAHAQPARMEAG; encoded by the coding sequence GTGCTGATCGAACTGCTGCGCACCCGGCTGCGGCCCTACCGCCGACCGATGGCGCTCGCGGCGCTGCTGCAGGCCGTCGAGGTCGTGGGTGTGCTGCTGCTGCCGACGCTGAACGCGGCCGTGATCAACCACGGGGTGGTCACCGGTGATCGGGGCGATGTGCTGCGCTTCGGCGCCCTGATGGTGCTGGTGGCACTGGTCGTGGTCGCCGCGGGGATCGGCTCGGTGTACTTCGCCGCGCGCACCGCACTGGCCTTCGGCCGGGACCTGCGTTCCGCCGTGTTCCGGCGGGTGCTCGACCTCTCGGCACGCCAGGTCGGCCGGATCGGCAGCTCCTCGCTGGAAGTGCGCACCGTCAACGATGTCGCGCACCTGGAGGCGCTGGTGCTGGCCGTGTTCACCGCACTCGCCGCGGCCCCGCTGACCTGCCTCGGCAGCCTGGTGCTCGCACTGAACCAGAGCGTGTCGCTTTCCGCGGTGCCCGCGGCACTGCTGCCGGTCATCGCGGTGGTCGTGGTGCTCGTGGTGGTGCGGATGACCGCGGGCTACCGGCGGCTGCAGCCCCGGCTCGACCGGCTCAACCGGACGCTCGGCGAGCAGATCACCGGGATCCGGGTGGTGCGCGCCTTCGTCCGCGGTGAGTACGAGCGGGCCCGGTTCCGGCGGACGAATGAGGAGGTGCTGCGGCACTCGCTGACCGTGGGCCGGTTGCTGGCGACCATGTTTCCCACCGTGACCTTGACCGCGAACCTGGCCACGGTGGCGGTGGTGTGGCTCGGCGCCGTGCGGGTGGACGGTGGTGCCGTCCGGATAGGCACGGTCACCGCCTTCGTCGAGTACCTCGTGCTGATCGTGTGGTCGGTGGCGATGACCACCTTCGTGTTCGTGACCGTGCCGAGGGCGAGCGTGTCCGCCCGGCGGATCCGCGAGGTCCTGGACACCGAGCCCGAACTGGCGGCACCGCGAGACCCGGTCCACCCCGGTACGGCACCCGGAAGCCTGGAGCTGCGTGGGGTGGGGTTTCGCTACCAGGGCGCCGAGGAACCGGCGCTGCGGGACGTCGACCTCGCCGCCCGCCCCGGCGAGACGGTGGCGATCACCGGCAGCACCGGCAGCGGCAAGACCACGCTGCTGAACCTCGTGCTCCGGCTGTCCGAGGTCAGCACCGGCGCAGTGCTGGTGAACGGGGTCGACGTCCGCAGGCTGGACGGCGGTGCGCTGACCGCCACGGTCGGCCTGGTGCCGCAGCGCGCCCACCTGCTCACCGGCACGGTGGCGGGCAACCTCCGCTTCGGTGACCCGGACGCCACCACCGCCCAGCTGTGGCGTGCCCTCGAGGTGGCGCAGGCCCGCGAGTTCGTCGAGCGGATGCCCGGCGGGCTGGACGCGCCGATCTCACACGGCGGAGGCAACCTGTCCGGCGGCCAACGCCAGCGCCTCACCATCGCCCGCACCCTGCTCCGCAGGCCGCGGATCTACCTGTTCGACGACTGCTTCTCCGCGCTCGACCAGGCGACCGAGGCCGCGCTGCTGGCGGAGCTGGCGGTCGAGACCGCGGGCGCCACGGTGCTCATGGTCGCGCAGCGGACCAGCACGATCCGGCGCGCTGACCGGGTCGTCGTACTGGACGAGGGCCGCGTCGCGGGCACCGGCCGGCACGAGGACCTGCTGGGCAACCCGGTCTACCGGGAGATCGCCCACGCGCAGCCGGCCCGCATGGAGGCAGGATGA
- a CDS encoding ABC transporter ATP-binding protein: MTDSGNAAVPAEEELARSRPAVTRRLLAELRPHRWRLVAVLGTALGGVAAGTLAAPRVLGHATDLIFAGAVGGGLPAGASAAEELDRLRAEGRENLAEVYGTVDIVPGQGVDFARLGLVLLGLLALYLLAFACTLVAERLTAVAVARVVFDLREQVAAKLTRLPLGYFDRHSRGELQSRLTNDVDNVQKALQQGMAQLVTKTCAVLGVLVMMFVVSPLLAVIVLATLPVAGLIAAPITKRARSRFTERWSATGELNSQVEQVYAAHSLVAAFGRRELVERTFDEHNERVYRAARRGQVASEAVEPAMSMVANLNYILIAVVGALRVIGGSISIGEVQAFLHYSGHFGHNAGMLAGIIGQLQSGLASAERIFDLLDAQEEPADPDGAATTGPVRGRVCFDRVSFRYSPDTPVIQDLSLTVQPGQTVAIVGATGAGKTTLANLLLRFYELDSGRILVDGTDIASLPRDAVRGLTGVVLQDGWLFEGTVAENIAYGRPRASRQQVVAAARATRVDHFVRTLPEGYDTVLDESTGISAGEKQLIMAARALLSDPAILILDEATSSVDARTEVLVQRAMTSLLAGRTSFVIAHRLSTIREADLILLLDSGRVVERGRHQELLDADGGYARLYAAQHSASLP; encoded by the coding sequence ATGACCGACAGCGGGAACGCCGCGGTGCCCGCGGAGGAGGAGCTGGCGCGGTCCCGGCCCGCCGTGACCCGGCGCCTGCTGGCCGAGTTGCGGCCGCACCGGTGGCGGCTCGTCGCCGTACTCGGTACCGCGCTCGGCGGGGTCGCCGCGGGCACCCTCGCCGCCCCTCGGGTGCTCGGGCACGCCACCGACCTGATCTTCGCCGGCGCGGTCGGCGGCGGTCTCCCCGCGGGTGCCTCGGCGGCCGAGGAGCTCGACCGGTTGCGCGCCGAGGGCAGGGAGAACCTGGCGGAGGTGTACGGCACCGTCGACATCGTGCCGGGGCAGGGGGTCGACTTCGCCCGGCTCGGGCTGGTGCTGCTCGGGCTGCTTGCCCTGTACCTGCTCGCGTTCGCCTGCACCCTGGTGGCGGAGCGGCTGACCGCGGTGGCGGTGGCCAGGGTGGTTTTCGACCTGCGCGAGCAGGTGGCCGCCAAGCTGACCAGGCTGCCGCTTGGCTATTTCGACCGGCACTCGCGGGGCGAGCTGCAGAGCAGGCTGACCAACGATGTGGACAACGTGCAGAAGGCCCTGCAACAGGGGATGGCACAGCTGGTCACCAAGACCTGCGCGGTGCTCGGCGTGCTGGTGATGATGTTCGTCGTGTCCCCGCTGCTGGCGGTGATCGTGCTGGCCACCCTGCCGGTGGCGGGCCTGATCGCGGCGCCGATCACCAAGCGGGCGCGCAGCCGCTTCACCGAACGGTGGAGCGCCACCGGCGAGCTCAACTCGCAGGTGGAGCAGGTGTACGCGGCGCACTCGCTGGTGGCCGCGTTCGGCAGGCGGGAGCTCGTGGAGCGCACCTTCGACGAGCACAACGAGCGTGTCTACCGGGCGGCCCGCCGCGGGCAGGTCGCCTCGGAGGCCGTCGAACCGGCGATGAGCATGGTCGCCAACCTCAACTACATCCTGATCGCCGTCGTCGGCGCGCTGCGGGTGATCGGCGGCTCGATCTCGATCGGCGAGGTGCAGGCATTCCTGCACTACAGCGGGCATTTCGGGCACAACGCCGGCATGCTGGCCGGGATCATCGGCCAGCTACAGTCCGGCCTCGCCTCCGCCGAGCGGATCTTCGACCTGCTGGACGCGCAGGAGGAGCCCGCCGACCCGGACGGGGCGGCCACCACCGGCCCGGTGCGCGGCCGGGTGTGCTTCGACCGGGTCAGCTTCCGCTACAGCCCGGACACCCCGGTGATCCAGGACCTCTCGCTCACCGTCCAACCGGGACAGACGGTCGCCATCGTCGGTGCCACGGGGGCGGGCAAGACCACGCTGGCCAACCTGCTGCTACGGTTCTACGAGCTGGACAGCGGCCGGATCCTGGTGGACGGCACGGATATCGCGTCGTTGCCCCGCGACGCGGTGCGCGGGCTGACCGGTGTGGTGCTGCAGGACGGCTGGCTGTTCGAGGGCACCGTCGCGGAGAACATCGCCTACGGCAGGCCGCGGGCGAGCAGGCAGCAGGTCGTGGCCGCCGCCCGCGCCACCAGGGTGGACCACTTCGTGCGTACCCTGCCCGAGGGCTACGACACCGTGCTGGACGAGTCCACCGGGATCAGCGCGGGGGAGAAGCAGCTGATCATGGCCGCCCGCGCGCTGCTGTCCGATCCGGCGATCCTCATCCTGGACGAGGCCACCAGCTCGGTCGACGCCCGCACCGAAGTACTCGTCCAGCGGGCGATGACCTCCCTGCTGGCCGGGCGGACGAGTTTCGTCATCGCCCACCGGCTGTCCACGATCCGGGAGGCCGACCTGATCCTGCTGCTGGACTCCGGCCGGGTCGTCGAGCGCGGCAGGCACCAGGAACTGCTGGACGCGGACGGCGGCTACGCCAGGCTCTACGCCGCCCAACACAGCGCGTCCCTGCCCTGA